In one Thermodesulfobacteriota bacterium genomic region, the following are encoded:
- a CDS encoding rhomboid family intramembrane serine protease, with the protein MEYYSKRQHLSFGPSMTPTVKKLLIISGAVFLLQTIVGQQMNLIFGLVPAMVWHEYFLWQLGTYIFLHGGFFHLLFNLFALWMFGCEFERYWGSRVFLRYFFITGIGAAICTVLITPNLFIPTIGMSGVIYGILLAYGWFFPNRIIYIYLFFPIKAKYFVMIFGAIELYASIAGTGGGIAHITHLGGMVFGIIYLNYHRIWGFLYQYYMRWKWSRLKRRYKVINGGKDSDKTFH; encoded by the coding sequence ATGGAGTATTACTCCAAAAGACAGCATCTTTCCTTTGGACCTTCAATGACCCCTACTGTTAAGAAGCTTTTAATCATATCAGGGGCAGTTTTCTTGCTTCAAACGATAGTTGGTCAGCAGATGAACCTGATTTTTGGATTGGTTCCTGCTATGGTATGGCATGAATATTTTCTTTGGCAATTAGGGACATATATATTCCTCCACGGAGGGTTTTTTCATTTATTATTTAATCTCTTTGCCCTCTGGATGTTTGGCTGTGAATTTGAAAGATACTGGGGTTCCAGGGTATTTCTAAGATACTTTTTTATTACCGGCATTGGTGCCGCAATATGCACTGTGCTTATAACCCCTAACCTCTTTATTCCCACTATTGGAATGTCTGGAGTGATCTATGGTATCCTTTTAGCCTATGGTTGGTTTTTTCCTAACCGCATTATTTATATTTATCTGTTCTTTCCCATAAAGGCAAAATACTTTGTTATGATATTCGGGGCTATTGAGCTCTATGCATCCATAGCTGGAACTGGTGGAGGCATTGCCCACATTACTCATCTTGGGGGGATGGTTTTTGGTATAATATACCTGAATTACCATAGAATATGGGGATTTTTATACCAGTACTATATGAGATGGAAGTGGTCAAGGCTTAAGAGGCGCTATAAAGTCATAAATGGTGGGAAAGATAGTGATAAGACCTTCCATTAA
- a CDS encoding histidine phosphatase family protein yields MTRIILVRHGETDWNKQQVFRGRIDVPLNSVGLEQARATGEALGNYRIDAIYSSPLSRAMETANAIGRSHPYLSIKEAEGFIDIDFGKWQGMPHDRVKEEYKELYDKWQKEPHNVKTPDGESLDDVKLRSMGALNNILTSHENEVVAIASHRVVNKVILCAVLGLTNQHFWRIRQDTCAINIFDSSERGFIISVINDTCHIKAMADSASRADF; encoded by the coding sequence ATGACAAGAATAATCCTCGTTAGACATGGAGAGACCGATTGGAACAAACAGCAGGTATTTCGAGGAAGGATTGATGTGCCCCTTAACTCTGTGGGGCTTGAGCAGGCAAGGGCAACCGGTGAAGCCCTTGGTAATTACAGGATAGATGCAATTTATTCAAGTCCTTTGAGCAGGGCGATGGAGACAGCTAATGCCATCGGCAGGTCTCACCCCTACCTCTCGATAAAAGAGGCAGAAGGCTTTATCGATATTGACTTTGGAAAGTGGCAGGGGATGCCCCATGACAGGGTGAAGGAAGAATATAAGGAGCTTTATGATAAATGGCAAAAAGAACCTCACAATGTTAAAACGCCTGATGGTGAAAGTCTGGATGATGTGAAACTCCGGTCTATGGGAGCACTAAATAACATACTTACCAGTCATGAAAATGAGGTCGTCGCAATTGCTTCACACAGGGTGGTAAATAAGGTTATTCTGTGTGCCGTACTGGGGCTGACCAATCAACATTTCTGGCGCATAAGGCAGGATACATGTGCAATAAATATATTCGACAGCTCGGAGAGAGGATTTATTATCTCTGTGATAAATGATACCTGCCATATCAAAGCAATGGCTGACAGTGCAAGTAGGGCAGATTTTTAA
- a CDS encoding phosphoribosylanthranilate isomerase, giving the protein MTKIKICGITNIEDAIRAVNLGADALGFVFYKDSPRYIREDTAREITRELPPFVSSVGVFVNEKEDRVREISESCSIDILQFHGNESPDFCSHFDKKVIKAFSINNRKCLEVIPSYQVSAVLLDTYYEEIYGGGGRAFNWELASEAKRFASRVILAGGLNPANVMKAIQMVEPYGVDVSSGVESKPGKKDPVKLEKFIKIIKKAYKQ; this is encoded by the coding sequence ATGACAAAGATTAAAATCTGTGGAATAACCAATATAGAAGATGCTATCCGGGCAGTAAACCTTGGGGCTGATGCCCTGGGTTTTGTGTTTTATAAAGACAGCCCCCGTTATATTCGAGAAGACACAGCTAGGGAAATAACTCGTGAGCTTCCACCATTCGTATCCTCGGTAGGGGTATTCGTTAATGAAAAAGAGGATAGAGTAAGGGAGATCAGTGAAAGTTGTTCTATAGACATTCTCCAGTTCCATGGTAATGAATCACCGGATTTTTGTTCTCATTTCGACAAAAAAGTGATAAAAGCATTCAGTATTAATAACAGAAAGTGTCTTGAGGTTATTCCCTCTTATCAGGTAAGCGCTGTATTACTCGATACATATTATGAAGAAATCTATGGAGGCGGCGGGAGAGCTTTCAATTGGGAACTCGCCTCTGAGGCAAAAAGATTTGCCAGCAGAGTTATCCTTGCAGGAGGGCTTAATCCCGCCAATGTCATGAAAGCAATCCAAATGGTAGAACCCTATGGAGTGGATGTAAGCAGTGGGGTTGAATCTAAACCAGGCAAAAAGGATCCTGTTAAGTTAGAAAAATTTATAAAAATAATTAAAAAGGCTTATAAGCAGTAG
- the trpB gene encoding tryptophan synthase subunit beta, with the protein MLPDKKGHFGIYGGRYVAETLMPALLELEESYYRYRDDREFQEELNYYLREYVGRETPLYLAERLTQRLGGAKVYLKREDLCHTGAHKINNTLGQIILAKKMGKTRIIAETGAGQHGVATATVAAMFGLECEIYMGMEDIKRQSLNVFRMKLLGAKVQPVSSGTNTLKDAMNEAMRDWVTNIYNTFYIIGSVAGPHPYPMMVRDFQSVIGRETKRQILEVEKRLPDHLIACVGGGSNSMGLFYPFKDDKEVEMVGVEAAGFGINTGKHAASIMDGSVGVLHGSKTYLLQDENGQIKHTHSIAAGLDYPGVGPEHSYFQDIGRVKYSSVTDKDALDGFRLLTTTEGIIPALESAHAIAYTIKFAPRLDEEKVIIVNLSGRGDKDMNTVAEALGVSL; encoded by the coding sequence ATGTTACCTGATAAAAAGGGGCATTTTGGGATATATGGAGGGAGATATGTAGCAGAGACTCTAATGCCCGCCCTCTTAGAATTAGAGGAATCATACTACAGGTACAGGGACGATAGAGAATTTCAAGAGGAGCTTAACTACTATCTCAGGGAATATGTCGGACGAGAAACCCCTCTATATCTGGCCGAAAGACTAACCCAAAGACTGGGAGGTGCCAAGGTCTATCTTAAAAGAGAGGACCTATGTCATACCGGTGCTCATAAGATAAACAACACTCTGGGGCAGATCATTCTGGCTAAGAAGATGGGCAAAACTCGTATTATAGCAGAAACCGGCGCAGGTCAACATGGGGTAGCCACTGCAACTGTAGCTGCTATGTTTGGACTGGAATGCGAGATATACATGGGCATGGAGGATATAAAGCGTCAGTCATTAAATGTCTTTCGGATGAAGCTATTGGGTGCCAAGGTGCAGCCCGTCTCGTCCGGGACTAATACATTAAAAGACGCAATGAACGAGGCGATGCGGGATTGGGTTACCAATATATACAATACTTTTTATATTATTGGTTCCGTAGCAGGTCCCCACCCATACCCTATGATGGTTAGAGATTTTCAAAGCGTAATTGGCAGGGAAACAAAAAGGCAGATATTAGAGGTGGAGAAACGATTGCCAGACCATCTAATTGCCTGTGTTGGTGGCGGAAGCAATTCAATGGGGTTGTTTTATCCATTTAAAGATGATAAAGAGGTAGAAATGGTTGGGGTGGAGGCCGCTGGATTCGGTATTAATACAGGCAAGCACGCAGCTTCTATAATGGATGGAAGCGTTGGTGTCCTCCACGGAAGTAAAACCTATCTCCTGCAGGATGAAAACGGTCAGATCAAGCATACCCATTCCATTGCTGCTGGTCTGGATTATCCCGGGGTAGGTCCTGAACACAGCTACTTCCAAGACATAGGCAGAGTAAAATATTCTTCTGTCACTGATAAAGATGCTCTCGATGGATTCAGGCTCCTGACCACAACCGAAGGTATCATACCTGCACTGGAAAGCGCTCATGCTATCGCCTATACAATAAAATTTGCCCCAAGACTCGACGAAGAGAAGGTTATAATCGTCAATCTATCAGGTAGGGGTGATAAAGATATGAATACAGTAGCCGAAGCCCTGGGGGTTTCACTATAA
- a CDS encoding enoyl-CoA hydratase-related protein, producing the protein MAWTKWKTVAGFDFKDIIYEKKYHKELEGGIARVTINRPDKLNSFTNLTQDEMFRAVDDASHDSLIGAVIITGAGDKAFSTGGDVGWEATGLREQFYWRYPPNQIVRMCRKPTIAAVKGWAIGGGHHLAYVCDFTIAADNAKFGQNGPRVASPADGYLVAYLTRVVGAKKAREMWMLCRRYNAQQALEMGLINTIVPLDKLDEEVDKWCEEILSLSPGCLEILKASFDMDIDYMSGSYGQMSRLMYPDWFDSAECKEGPKAFMEKRKPDFWKIRKTEIKARKKL; encoded by the coding sequence ATGGCTTGGACAAAGTGGAAAACTGTAGCTGGTTTTGATTTTAAAGACATTATTTATGAGAAGAAGTACCATAAGGAACTGGAAGGTGGAATAGCCAGAGTAACGATCAACCGTCCAGACAAACTCAATTCTTTTACCAATTTGACCCAGGATGAAATGTTCAGAGCAGTGGATGATGCCAGCCATGATTCTCTGATTGGTGCGGTAATTATTACAGGTGCAGGGGATAAGGCATTCAGTACGGGTGGTGATGTCGGCTGGGAGGCCACCGGTCTAAGAGAGCAATTTTACTGGAGATACCCCCCCAATCAAATTGTTAGAATGTGCCGAAAACCGACCATTGCGGCGGTAAAAGGGTGGGCTATTGGAGGGGGACATCACTTAGCCTATGTGTGCGATTTTACTATAGCAGCAGATAACGCCAAATTTGGGCAGAATGGACCCCGGGTTGCCAGCCCGGCTGATGGTTATCTTGTTGCATACCTGACAAGGGTTGTGGGAGCCAAAAAGGCAAGGGAAATGTGGATGCTCTGCAGACGCTACAATGCCCAGCAGGCACTAGAGATGGGACTGATAAATACTATAGTGCCCTTGGATAAACTTGATGAAGAGGTGGATAAATGGTGTGAGGAAATCCTGTCGTTGAGCCCTGGTTGTCTGGAAATCCTAAAGGCAAGCTTCGATATGGATATTGACTACATGTCTGGTTCATACGGTCAGATGTCAAGGCTAATGTATCCTGATTGGTTTGATAGTGCGGAGTGTAAAGAGGGACCCAAAGCGTTTATGGAAAAGAGGAAGCCCGATTTCTGGAAGATCAGAAAGACAGAGATTAAAGCGAGGAAAAAGCTTTAA
- the trpA gene encoding tryptophan synthase subunit alpha, whose translation MTRITRVFQRLSASNRKALIPYITAGDPSLDLTKKLIFQLEESGADIIELGVPFSDPMADGPTIQRASERALANSVSLRDVLDLVSEIRMHTEIPLILFGYYNPFFTYGAEKFSRDAREAGVDGVLIVDLPPEEVDELKVYVDKDNLDIIFLIAPTSNKDRIKLITNKASGFIYYVSVTGVTGARSNLNSRIEEYVAKVKEFTCLPVGVGFGISTPGQAGKVARWADAVIVGSAIVKIIEENLNSPDMVKKVGQFVKSLKEGIG comes from the coding sequence ATGACCAGAATAACCAGGGTTTTTCAAAGATTAAGTGCCAGTAATAGAAAGGCACTAATTCCGTATATTACTGCCGGAGACCCATCTCTGGATTTAACAAAGAAACTCATTTTTCAACTGGAGGAAAGCGGGGCAGACATCATCGAATTGGGCGTCCCTTTTTCTGACCCCATGGCAGATGGTCCCACAATACAACGTGCCTCAGAACGGGCATTGGCAAACAGTGTCTCCTTAAGAGATGTTCTGGATTTAGTTAGTGAAATACGGATGCATACAGAGATACCCCTCATACTATTCGGTTATTACAACCCTTTCTTTACTTATGGTGCTGAAAAATTTTCCAGAGATGCCAGAGAGGCTGGTGTAGATGGTGTACTTATAGTCGATCTTCCCCCTGAGGAAGTGGACGAACTAAAGGTTTATGTTGACAAGGATAACCTGGATATTATATTCTTGATAGCTCCTACTAGTAATAAAGATAGAATAAAACTAATTACAAATAAAGCCAGTGGATTTATTTACTATGTATCGGTTACCGGGGTCACGGGTGCAAGGAGCAATCTTAACAGTCGTATTGAGGAATACGTAGCCAAGGTTAAGGAGTTTACATGCCTTCCGGTAGGAGTAGGGTTTGGTATCTCAACCCCAGGGCAAGCCGGTAAAGTAGCTAGGTGGGCTGATGCAGTAATCGTAGGCAGCGCCATTGTAAAGATCATCGAAGAGAACTTAAATAGTCCCGATATGGTTAAAAAGGTAGGGCAATTCGTCAAAAGCCTGAAGGAAGGGATAGGATAA
- a CDS encoding TatD family hydrolase, which produces MLVDSHAHLDLPEFDNDRSEVIKRAKESGIDYILTIGINSESCSEAIELADSYDFIYASIGIHPHDAKDINENTYTVLKSLANNKKVVAFGEIGLDLYRNLSPKGIQIKRFREQINLANELKLPVIIHNRNAHKETLEILKEEGARNLGGIIHCFSGDYSMAKSCIDMGFYISIPGTITFPKAVELREIVKKLSLSKILIETDCPFLTPVPYRGKRNEPSFVRYVAEMIASLKDTSFEEVAEITSQNFRTLFASSLIP; this is translated from the coding sequence ATGTTAGTAGATTCTCACGCCCATCTGGATTTGCCTGAATTTGATAATGATCGAAGTGAGGTTATTAAAAGGGCAAAGGAGAGCGGGATAGACTATATTCTTACCATTGGGATCAATTCGGAGTCATGCAGCGAGGCTATAGAACTGGCAGACTCTTACGATTTTATATATGCATCCATAGGTATCCATCCCCATGATGCAAAAGATATTAACGAAAACACCTATACGGTTTTAAAGTCACTTGCCAATAACAAAAAAGTAGTTGCTTTTGGAGAGATTGGCCTCGATCTCTATCGTAATCTCTCTCCAAAGGGTATTCAAATCAAGAGATTTCGGGAACAGATCAACCTGGCCAATGAGTTGAAGCTTCCTGTTATAATCCATAATAGAAATGCCCATAAAGAGACCCTGGAGATTCTGAAAGAAGAAGGCGCCAGGAATTTGGGGGGGATTATACACTGTTTCTCAGGCGATTACTCTATGGCGAAGAGTTGTATTGATATGGGGTTTTATATTTCCATCCCCGGTACGATAACTTTCCCAAAGGCTGTAGAGCTTCGGGAAATAGTAAAAAAACTTTCCCTCTCAAAAATACTGATTGAGACCGACTGCCCGTTTCTCACACCGGTTCCCTACCGGGGCAAGAGAAATGAACCTTCTTTTGTAAGGTATGTAGCGGAAATGATAGCTTCCCTTAAAGATACATCCTTTGAAGAGGTCGCAGAGATTACATCCCAGAACTTCAGAACCCTTTTTGCCTCCTCACTAATCCCCTAA